CATAAACGGTTGCAATTCCTTGGTTATTCAAAACAGTCACAAATTCATCATTTCGTAATTCTTCTGGAGAATTCATTGTACCAAAGCTAAATATTATTGAGATAGCAAGTAAAACCAAAAGAGCAATCATTAAAAAATGAGAGGTCCTATTATTAAATGGTTTTTTTACTTGACTTTTATTTTCTGCCATATTCTTCCTCCTTGAATCATTTCTTATAAACGCTTTGCTTCAATATACCTACATAGGGTAGATTTCGATAACATTCATCGTAATCTAAACCAAAACCAACCACAAATTCTTTTGGAATGGTAACGCCAATGTATTTTGGAGTAAATGGAACAACTCGTCCGCTAGGTTTGTCTAATAGAGTAACCACTTCAACAGAAGTAGCGCCCCTATGTAAAAGTAATTTTCTAATGAGTTCAATTGTTTTTGCGGTGTCAACAATATCTTCAGCAATAATGACATCGCGGTTCACAACGGGAACATCTAAATCTTTAGTGATTTTGATATCTCCGGAAGATTTAATGCCACCGTGATAACTTTGAACACCCATAAGTTCTATTTCACAATATAAATCAATGTGTTTTATCAATTCGGCCATAAAAGGCATACAGCCTTTTAATAATCCGATAATGATTGGTTTTTTTCCTTGATAATCTTTGGTAATGCGTTCTCCTAATGAAATAGCAATTTCTTTAATTTCATTTTCTGAAACCAAAATTTTTTCTATGTCTTTTTCTAACATATTATATTCCTTTCTG
This window of the Bacillota bacterium genome carries:
- the hpt gene encoding hypoxanthine phosphoribosyltransferase → MLEKDIEKILVSENEIKEIAISLGERITKDYQGKKPIIIGLLKGCMPFMAELIKHIDLYCEIELMGVQSYHGGIKSSGDIKITKDLDVPVVNRDVIIAEDIVDTAKTIELIRKLLLHRGATSVEVVTLLDKPSGRVVPFTPKYIGVTIPKEFVVGFGLDYDECYRNLPYVGILKQSVYKK